One Sinorhizobium fredii NGR234 DNA window includes the following coding sequences:
- a CDS encoding response regulator, which produces MRILIVDDENTKVVEICGVLRDAQITEESITVATTAASALKELKESYFDLLIIDMYLPNRIGEAPSLSGGVDLLKRINRGNDVQLPEHILGLTSNLEALAASEEDFSARSWFVEEVGPSKTTWKLRLMEKLQYLKAREEYQGNQSKSEIISTRPECEVLFVCALLDPELTALHAVSGCDWEVVTFPGDPGIYWSASLKFGANTVSAICVCLPQMGLVAAGVTAAKAITLFKPKLVVMTGICAGRKGDCDLGDIIGANLTWDYGSGKFTEVAGAVVFEPAPFQAAATARVGGVLAELSNDNELLQKLYKESPGYRPAKVPKFHVAPLASGAAVQNHKEFFSGVVTQQRKMLGVDMEAFAIAWACHEALEPQPSWLVIKSVVDFADGTKDSQIQSFGSYISASLAIYAVDRLINR; this is translated from the coding sequence ATGCGAATTCTGATCGTTGATGACGAAAATACCAAGGTTGTTGAAATCTGTGGCGTTTTACGAGACGCCCAAATTACAGAGGAGTCGATTACTGTCGCTACGACAGCAGCTAGTGCCCTTAAAGAGCTCAAGGAGAGCTACTTCGACTTGCTAATCATTGATATGTACTTACCTAACCGAATTGGTGAGGCCCCAAGCCTCTCGGGCGGGGTTGATTTATTGAAGCGGATCAACCGTGGGAACGATGTGCAGTTACCGGAACATATCCTTGGTTTAACTTCTAATCTCGAAGCTTTGGCGGCTTCTGAGGAGGATTTCTCCGCGAGATCGTGGTTTGTCGAAGAAGTAGGGCCATCAAAGACCACGTGGAAGCTCCGGCTGATGGAGAAATTGCAGTATCTTAAAGCGCGTGAGGAATATCAAGGCAACCAGTCGAAGAGCGAGATTATCTCTACTCGACCCGAATGCGAGGTTCTGTTTGTTTGCGCGCTACTCGATCCCGAATTGACAGCGTTGCATGCAGTTTCTGGATGTGACTGGGAAGTCGTAACATTTCCCGGTGACCCAGGAATCTATTGGTCAGCTAGCTTGAAATTCGGTGCAAATACGGTGTCGGCGATCTGCGTTTGCTTGCCGCAAATGGGGCTCGTTGCAGCGGGTGTCACGGCCGCGAAGGCAATAACGCTATTCAAGCCCAAATTGGTGGTTATGACCGGCATCTGCGCTGGTCGAAAAGGCGATTGTGACCTCGGGGATATCATCGGTGCGAATCTGACATGGGACTATGGCAGCGGAAAGTTTACTGAAGTTGCCGGTGCGGTTGTGTTCGAGCCCGCGCCGTTTCAAGCCGCCGCTACCGCACGAGTCGGGGGTGTGTTGGCGGAACTTTCCAACGATAACGAGCTATTGCAGAAGCTGTATAAGGAAAGTCCGGGCTATAGACCTGCTAAAGTTCCGAAGTTTCATGTGGCGCCGCTCGCGTCAGGCGCAGCCGTCCAAAATCATAAGGAGTTTTTCTCTGGCGTAGTTACGCAACAGCGCAAGATGTTGGGGGTCGACATGGAAGCGTTTGCCATAGCCTGGGCGTGTCACGAGGCATTAGAGCCTCAACCAAGTTGGCTAGTAATAAAATCGGTCGTGGATTTTGCTGATGGAACAAAAGATAGCCAAATACAATCGTTTGGTTCGTATATCAGTGCATCACTGGCAATTTACGCAGTCGATAGACTGATAAATCGTTGA
- a CDS encoding response regulator transcription factor produces MKTLIVEDNPKKRASLVEYYSSEFPSDDLEVTSALISGLRVARDTKPEFIILDMTLPNYSPDENKGSRIELMPFAGREFVMRVNRMSIKTKVIIVSMFETFGVAPRLITLNSLDAELRDRYPNVFVEAVHYSQAQADWKTAIKNARLSLDR; encoded by the coding sequence ATGAAAACCTTAATCGTCGAAGATAACCCTAAAAAGAGAGCCTCTTTGGTTGAATACTATTCGTCCGAGTTTCCTTCGGATGACCTGGAGGTGACATCTGCTTTAATATCAGGACTGCGGGTCGCGCGAGATACTAAGCCGGAGTTCATTATTCTGGACATGACTCTTCCCAATTACTCGCCCGATGAAAACAAAGGCTCGCGTATCGAGCTGATGCCTTTCGCTGGCCGCGAGTTTGTGATGCGAGTAAATCGAATGTCTATTAAGACGAAGGTGATAATTGTTTCAATGTTTGAGACTTTCGGCGTGGCCCCTCGCTTGATAACGCTCAACAGTTTGGACGCTGAGTTAAGGGACAGATACCCCAATGTCTTTGTTGAGGCGGTTCATTATTCCCAGGCCCAAGCAGATTGGAAAACAGCAATTAAAAATGCACGGCTTAGCTTGGATAGATAA